In Myxococcales bacterium, one genomic interval encodes:
- a CDS encoding SDR family oxidoreductase has translation MAVAAITGSASGIGAAVKARFEAEGFETIGIDLRNADVEADLSTESGRASAVDEILTRCGGALDRLVLCAGLGSSVKPASLICKVNYFGVVDLLDPLLPALAKGTQPNAVVICSNSAQMGDFAEHPFVLAMLEHNEAEACEVIDKLESSIVAYMASKHAVGRAVRRRAGEWGRASVRLNAVCPGPTNTPLLQGCIDDPLTSEAIKSLSIPLGRRGEPEDIANSVWFLSGEQANWIHGSILYVDGGNDAEIRPDRY, from the coding sequence ATGGCAGTTGCAGCAATTACAGGATCGGCGTCGGGCATCGGCGCTGCGGTCAAAGCGCGCTTCGAAGCCGAAGGGTTCGAAACCATCGGCATCGATCTGCGCAACGCGGATGTTGAAGCGGACCTTTCAACCGAATCCGGCCGAGCATCAGCGGTTGACGAGATTCTGACTCGCTGTGGTGGCGCGTTGGACAGATTGGTCTTGTGCGCGGGGCTCGGCTCATCGGTCAAGCCCGCCTCACTGATCTGCAAAGTCAACTACTTCGGCGTGGTCGATCTGCTCGACCCGCTGCTCCCGGCCCTCGCCAAGGGCACTCAGCCCAATGCAGTGGTGATCTGCTCAAACTCCGCACAGATGGGCGACTTCGCCGAACATCCTTTCGTACTCGCCATGCTCGAACACAACGAAGCCGAAGCCTGCGAGGTGATCGACAAACTGGAAAGTTCGATCGTCGCCTACATGGCCAGCAAGCACGCGGTCGGTCGCGCGGTGCGACGTCGTGCCGGCGAATGGGGAAGAGCATCCGTACGGCTCAATGCGGTATGTCCGGGCCCGACCAACACGCCGCTGCTACAGGGATGCATCGACGATCCCCTCACCTCGGAGGCGATCAAAAGTCTGAGCATTCCACTCGGTCGGCGCGGCGAGCCCGAAGACATCGCCAATTCGGTCTGGTTCCTCTCCGGTGAACAAGCCAACTGGATCCACGGAAGCATTCTGTACGTGGACGGCGGAAACGACGCGGAGATTCGGCCGGATCGCTATTAG
- a CDS encoding TIGR03617 family F420-dependent LLM class oxidoreductase, producing MKIDGSVMVDDPRDAGVAVRALEAQGYDGGFVFEGRHDPFLQIGVMAEHSERIDLITAIAVAFARNPMNLANLGYDLQLHSKGRFILGLGSQIKPHIERRYSMPWSKPALRMRELVSAIRKIWKTWQDGDKLDHRGEFYQHTLMAPFFNPGPNPYGTPPIFLAGVGPIMTKVAGEVADGYFLHPFHTESFVAQVTMPALEKGFASSGRKREGFEISAQAIIVCGEDDAALATAKQGAKTQIAFYGSTTAYRGVLESVGRGDLQDELNVLSKRGEWLEMASLIDDDLLDQIAIVSSIDELPERLHKRFGDFADRLSLVTYGMSEEEKASLVGAIRSI from the coding sequence GTGAAGATCGACGGCTCGGTCATGGTGGACGATCCGCGAGACGCCGGCGTGGCGGTTCGGGCACTCGAGGCACAAGGCTACGACGGCGGATTCGTGTTCGAAGGACGTCACGATCCTTTCCTGCAGATCGGCGTCATGGCGGAACACAGCGAACGCATCGATCTGATTACGGCGATTGCCGTGGCGTTCGCGCGCAACCCGATGAACTTGGCCAATCTCGGTTACGACCTGCAACTCCACTCGAAAGGACGCTTCATCCTGGGACTCGGCTCTCAGATCAAGCCCCACATCGAACGCCGCTACAGCATGCCCTGGTCGAAACCCGCTCTCCGAATGCGCGAGCTGGTTTCTGCGATTCGCAAGATCTGGAAGACCTGGCAAGACGGCGACAAACTCGACCATCGCGGCGAGTTCTACCAACACACGCTGATGGCACCGTTCTTCAATCCGGGACCGAACCCGTACGGCACGCCGCCCATCTTTCTCGCGGGCGTCGGCCCAATCATGACGAAGGTTGCGGGCGAAGTGGCCGACGGATACTTCCTGCACCCCTTCCACACCGAATCCTTCGTTGCGCAGGTCACGATGCCAGCTCTCGAAAAAGGCTTCGCCAGCTCGGGACGCAAGCGAGAGGGCTTCGAAATATCCGCCCAGGCCATCATCGTATGCGGTGAGGACGATGCGGCGCTGGCCACGGCCAAACAAGGGGCCAAGACGCAGATTGCTTTCTACGGATCGACGACGGCCTATCGAGGCGTACTCGAAAGCGTCGGTCGCGGTGACCTGCAAGACGAACTCAACGTCCTGTCGAAGCGCGGTGAATGGCTCGAGATGGCAAGCTTGATCGACGACGACCTGCTCGACCAGATCGCCATCGTGAGTTCGATCGACGAACTTCCCGAGCGACTACACAAACGCTTCGGAGATTTCGCCGATCGCTTGAGTCTGGTGACCTACGGCATGAGCGAAGAAGAGAAAGCGAGTCTAGTTGGGGCCATAAGGTCGATCTAG
- a CDS encoding glutamine--tRNA ligase/YqeY domain fusion protein encodes MSDEESDAASDFIRALINEDVASGKHGGRVVTRFPPEPSGLLHIGHAKAICLDFGVAAEHGGRCHLRFDDTNPVAEEDDFVQAIKRDIQWLGFDWGEHLYFTSDYFDRLYEFAVELIGKDMAYVCDWSSEEIAANRGSLTEPANPSPGRTRSVEENLDLFARMRAGEFDEGAYVVRAKIDLASSVLPMRDPTIYRIMKASHHRTGSDWCIYPMYDFAHCLSDALESITHSLCSLEFTDRRPLYDWFLEQLDVPSNPQQIEFARLNVAYTVTSKRRLRAMVDEAHVAGWDDPRMPTLAGLRRKGYTPESIRNFCKGIGVTKRENLIEMARLEFSVRDHLNKVAERRMAVLHPLKVVIENYPEDEIEELDAINNPEDEGAGKRKVPFSREIYIERDDFMEDAPKKFFRLAPGREVRLRYAYFVTCTDVIKDDTGEVIELRCSYDPATRGGDSPDGRKVKGTMHWVSAAAGIPAEVRLYDTLLDIEDPSALEEGETLLDYMRPNSLEVLTDCIVEPSLSDAIPGQSFQFERLGYFCVDLDSKPDHLVFNRTVTLRDTWAKVAKQASKKGRGN; translated from the coding sequence GTGAGCGACGAAGAATCCGATGCGGCGAGCGATTTTATTCGCGCGTTGATCAACGAAGATGTGGCGTCGGGCAAGCACGGCGGACGCGTGGTGACGCGCTTTCCGCCCGAGCCGAGTGGTCTGCTGCACATCGGTCACGCGAAGGCGATCTGCCTCGACTTTGGCGTCGCGGCGGAGCACGGCGGTCGCTGCCATCTGCGCTTCGACGACACCAACCCCGTCGCGGAAGAGGACGATTTCGTCCAGGCCATCAAGCGAGACATCCAATGGCTGGGGTTCGATTGGGGAGAGCATCTCTATTTCACCTCCGATTATTTTGATCGGCTTTACGAATTTGCGGTCGAGCTGATCGGAAAGGACATGGCCTACGTCTGCGACTGGAGTTCCGAGGAAATCGCGGCCAATCGCGGCAGTCTGACCGAGCCGGCCAATCCAAGTCCGGGCCGTACTCGCAGCGTCGAAGAAAATCTCGATCTTTTCGCCCGAATGAGGGCCGGGGAGTTCGATGAGGGTGCGTATGTGGTTCGGGCCAAGATCGATCTGGCTTCTTCAGTACTCCCGATGCGCGATCCCACGATCTATCGGATCATGAAAGCATCGCATCATCGAACGGGTAGCGATTGGTGCATCTATCCGATGTACGACTTTGCCCACTGTCTTTCGGACGCCCTCGAGTCGATCACCCATTCGCTCTGCTCGTTGGAATTTACCGACCGGCGCCCGCTCTACGATTGGTTTCTCGAACAGCTCGACGTTCCGTCGAATCCGCAACAGATCGAGTTCGCGAGGCTGAACGTCGCCTATACCGTGACCTCCAAGCGTCGCCTTCGGGCGATGGTGGACGAGGCGCACGTCGCTGGTTGGGACGATCCCCGCATGCCCACCCTTGCTGGCCTGCGCCGCAAGGGATATACGCCGGAGTCGATTCGCAACTTCTGCAAAGGCATTGGGGTGACGAAGCGGGAGAATCTGATCGAGATGGCGCGGCTGGAATTCAGTGTGCGCGACCATTTGAACAAAGTTGCCGAACGCCGCATGGCGGTCTTGCATCCACTGAAGGTGGTCATCGAAAACTACCCCGAAGACGAGATCGAAGAACTCGATGCGATCAACAACCCCGAAGACGAGGGCGCAGGAAAGCGCAAGGTTCCCTTCTCGCGCGAGATCTACATCGAACGCGATGACTTCATGGAAGACGCGCCGAAGAAATTCTTTCGCCTGGCGCCCGGGCGGGAGGTGCGGTTGCGGTACGCGTACTTCGTGACCTGTACCGACGTAATCAAGGATGACACAGGTGAGGTCATCGAACTGCGCTGCAGCTACGACCCGGCGACCCGCGGTGGCGACTCCCCGGACGGCCGCAAGGTCAAGGGCACCATGCATTGGGTATCGGCTGCGGCGGGAATCCCAGCCGAGGTGAGGCTCTACGACACGCTGCTCGATATCGAAGACCCGTCGGCGCTCGAGGAAGGGGAAACCCTGCTCGACTACATGCGCCCAAACTCGCTCGAAGTCCTTACCGACTGCATCGTAGAGCCGAGCCTCTCTGACGCAATCCCGGGGCAGTCCTTCCAGTTCGAGCGCCTGGGCTATTTCTGCGTCGACCTCGACTCGAAACCAGACCACCTGGTATTCAACCGCACGGTGACGTTGCGAGATACCTGGGCGAAGGTTGCGAAGCAGGCTTCGAAGAAGGGTCGCGGGAACTAG